A stretch of the Duncaniella dubosii genome encodes the following:
- a CDS encoding alanine/glycine:cation symporter family protein: MTTTDSTMLENIVSAVSGVLTDYVMVTVLLAVALFFTIATRGVQFRMVGEMCRLLVRSGKRDNDRRANDAPSHGSISSFQAFALSIASRVGTGNLAGVGTAIALGGPGAVFWMWVIAILGAASAFVESTLAQLFKVKGEKSFMGGPAYYILKGLHKRWWAVTFAVLITLTFGFAFNSVQSNTIADALNSSFSIPRELTAWTLCILTLIVIWGGVQRVSRFSEIVVPFMAVAYIILAIIIIALNITHFPAVMAMIVKNAFGFDEALGGSIGAAIIMGIKRGLFSNEAGEGSTPNAAATASVSHPVKQGLIQTLGVYTDTLLVCTATAFIILCSGIFMDGHDGIVLTQHAIDAGLGTGSNIGSTFVSIAIFFFAFTSIIANYYYGETNIRFIRNNDTLINIYRLLVGGIVYAGAVMSLDLVWGFADITMALMTLCNLAAIVMLGKYAIRLLNDYRAQRRRGLDPIYRSSTIPEIAPETECWE; the protein is encoded by the coding sequence ATGACTACTACAGACTCTACTATGCTCGAAAATATTGTCTCTGCCGTCAGCGGAGTGCTGACCGACTATGTTATGGTTACCGTCCTTTTGGCGGTAGCTCTGTTTTTCACAATCGCCACCCGAGGGGTGCAGTTCAGAATGGTTGGCGAGATGTGCCGCCTGCTCGTGCGTTCAGGCAAGCGCGACAACGACCGCCGTGCCAACGACGCTCCCTCCCACGGCTCGATCAGTTCGTTTCAGGCATTCGCACTATCCATCGCCTCGCGCGTCGGGACGGGCAACCTTGCGGGTGTCGGAACAGCCATAGCCCTCGGCGGACCGGGTGCGGTATTCTGGATGTGGGTCATCGCCATACTCGGAGCTGCAAGCGCGTTTGTCGAGTCGACCCTCGCGCAGCTCTTCAAGGTCAAGGGCGAGAAATCGTTTATGGGAGGGCCGGCCTACTACATACTCAAAGGTCTCCACAAGCGCTGGTGGGCCGTCACCTTTGCCGTGCTCATCACCCTCACGTTCGGTTTCGCATTCAACTCCGTGCAGTCCAACACCATCGCCGACGCTCTAAATTCCTCTTTCTCAATTCCACGCGAACTGACCGCATGGACGCTCTGCATCCTGACCCTCATCGTCATCTGGGGCGGTGTACAGCGAGTGTCGCGTTTCAGCGAAATCGTTGTTCCATTTATGGCGGTAGCCTATATTATTCTGGCTATCATAATAATTGCCCTCAACATCACCCACTTCCCCGCCGTCATGGCCATGATTGTCAAAAACGCATTCGGCTTTGACGAAGCTCTGGGCGGAAGCATAGGCGCAGCTATAATCATGGGTATCAAGCGCGGGCTTTTCAGCAATGAAGCGGGCGAAGGCTCGACTCCAAACGCCGCAGCGACCGCATCGGTCAGCCACCCTGTGAAACAGGGACTCATCCAGACACTCGGTGTCTACACCGACACCCTCCTCGTCTGCACCGCCACCGCATTCATCATTCTTTGCAGCGGTATTTTCATGGACGGTCACGACGGCATCGTGCTCACACAGCATGCCATAGATGCCGGGCTCGGAACCGGCTCAAACATCGGCTCGACATTTGTCAGCATCGCGATATTTTTCTTTGCCTTCACAAGCATAATAGCCAACTATTACTACGGAGAGACCAACATCCGCTTTATCCGTAACAACGACACCCTGATAAATATCTACCGTCTGCTCGTCGGAGGCATCGTCTATGCCGGAGCGGTCATGTCGCTCGATCTCGTGTGGGGATTCGCCGACATCACCATGGCGCTCATGACCCTCTGCAACCTCGCAGCCATCGTCATGCTCGGCAAATATGCCATCCGTCTGCTCAACGACTACCGCGCTCAGCGCCGCCGCGGCCTCGACCCCATCTACCGCTCATCCACCATCCCCGAAATCGCCCCCGAGACCGAGTGCTGGGAGTGA
- a CDS encoding putative transporter, whose amino-acid sequence MQWFSDIFMSHSALQAVIIISIIIAVGLALGKIRVWGISLGVTFVFFAGILAGHIGLSIDPTILHYTENLGLVLFVYELGLKVGPGFFSSFRKGGMQLNLLGLGVIVIGTLMAVLFSIFLGVPIGEATGLLCGATTNTPALGAAQQALEQLGRSANGAALSCAVTYPLGVVGVILAIIALRKTLIRPGTPLSSAPEETDSTFIAEFKICNPAIYDMSVREITSLTKTKFVISRLWRNEAVLVPDSSTILHKDDHLLVITTQTDCPKLKVLFGKQEARDWNKKDIDWNSIDNQLISRRIIVSRSSINGKKLGSLRLRNQYHINISRITRSGLHLVATPELILQLGDTLTVVGSAADIEKVEQTLGNSAIKLKDPNLGAIFIGIVLGLVLGSIPIAIPGISTPIKLGLAGGPIIVGILIGRFGPQFRLVTYTTRSANLMLRGIGLSLYLACLGLDAGAQFLDTIMRSEGLMWIGLGFLITIIPVLIMGAVAMKLFRLDFGLTCGMLCGSMANPMALNYANDIIPGDFATVSYATVYPMSMFCRVIIAQLIILFFI is encoded by the coding sequence ATGCAATGGTTTTCAGACATATTTATGAGCCACTCGGCGCTTCAGGCTGTGATTATAATCTCAATAATAATCGCGGTCGGACTCGCTCTCGGCAAAATCCGTGTGTGGGGCATCTCGCTCGGTGTGACATTCGTGTTTTTCGCAGGAATCCTTGCCGGACACATCGGACTGTCAATCGACCCGACAATCCTGCACTACACAGAAAACCTCGGCCTCGTACTGTTTGTCTACGAACTCGGACTGAAAGTCGGCCCGGGATTTTTCAGCTCTTTCCGCAAGGGTGGCATGCAGCTCAACCTTCTCGGACTCGGAGTGATTGTCATCGGAACACTCATGGCGGTGCTGTTCAGCATCTTCCTCGGAGTGCCCATCGGCGAGGCGACGGGTCTGCTCTGCGGAGCGACGACCAACACCCCGGCTCTCGGTGCGGCACAGCAGGCACTCGAACAGCTCGGACGCTCAGCCAACGGTGCGGCCCTCAGCTGCGCAGTCACCTATCCACTCGGTGTCGTCGGCGTGATTCTCGCCATAATAGCCCTGCGCAAGACGCTCATTCGTCCGGGAACGCCACTTTCATCAGCACCTGAAGAGACCGACTCAACTTTCATAGCCGAATTCAAGATCTGCAATCCGGCAATCTACGACATGAGTGTCAGGGAAATCACATCGCTGACAAAGACTAAATTCGTAATCTCCCGCTTGTGGAGAAACGAGGCCGTGCTCGTCCCCGATTCCAGCACAATTCTCCACAAGGACGACCATCTTCTTGTCATCACCACACAGACCGACTGTCCGAAACTCAAAGTGCTTTTCGGCAAACAGGAGGCCCGCGACTGGAACAAGAAAGACATCGACTGGAATTCTATCGACAATCAGCTCATTTCGCGACGCATCATTGTCAGCCGCTCGTCGATCAACGGAAAGAAACTCGGCTCACTGCGTCTCCGCAACCAGTATCACATCAACATCAGCCGCATAACCCGCAGCGGCCTACACCTCGTGGCAACCCCCGAACTGATTCTGCAGCTCGGCGACACTCTCACAGTGGTCGGAAGCGCCGCCGACATCGAAAAAGTAGAGCAGACGCTCGGCAACTCGGCCATAAAGCTCAAAGATCCGAATCTCGGAGCAATCTTCATCGGCATCGTGCTCGGTCTGGTACTCGGCTCGATTCCTATCGCAATCCCGGGCATATCGACACCAATCAAGCTCGGTCTGGCCGGAGGTCCGATCATCGTCGGCATTCTCATCGGTCGTTTCGGGCCGCAGTTCCGCCTCGTCACCTACACCACGCGCAGTGCCAACCTCATGCTGCGCGGCATCGGCCTCTCGCTCTATCTCGCCTGTCTCGGCCTCGACGCAGGCGCACAGTTCCTCGACACCATCATGCGTTCCGAAGGTCTGATGTGGATAGGCCTCGGCTTCCTCATCACAATAATCCCCGTCCTGATCATGGGAGCAGTGGCCATGAAACTCTTCCGCCTCGACTTCGGCCTGACCTGCGGAATGCTCTGCGGAAGCATGGCAAATCCGATGGCCTTGAACTATGCCAACGACATCATTCCCGGAGATTTCGCAACCGTAAGCTATGCCACAGTCTACCCGATGTCGATGTTCTGCCGAGTTATAATCGCCCAATTGATAATACTTTTCTTCATATAA
- a CDS encoding TonB-dependent receptor plug domain-containing protein has translation MLSGNKTLNVVLSPGNELEEVVVTADLNSPLHTTQTGKISLTAKDLNREYALLSSPDVVKTLQTLSGVAAGTEITSGLYVHGGDNDQNLFMLDGTPLYQVNHLGGLFSSFNTDVIKNIDFYKSGFPARYGGRLSSVVDVRTKDGNMNEYHGSFSVGLLDGRLQIEGPIVRNRTSFNIGLRRTWLDLITIPAFAIYNKNQKGENTDIRYAFHDFNAKVTHIFSPRSRADISFFSGNDTFRAKDTYEDLYQYRQDEYSKINLQWGNMTAAMNWKYQFSPKLYSVFTAIYTYNKSRQGYIDNYNTYTLDSTIIGITHVENHSRSTINDFGARMELDYRLNQTHHIRTGANYLMHFFKPQSFAQNNFSGNGTDMDTTARNIHHTMRGHELSVYAEDNIALGERWRVNAGIHCTLFNIPDKTYGTLEPRLAVRYQASDRVTLKASYTKMSQYMHQLSNSYLNLPTDYWVPSTAKIAPSRSQQYAARVYLMLPRNIRLSAEGFYKTMENLIEYDGGNSLTPPFENWDSRIRRGRGRAYGMEIEGGYGNERLSISGSYTLSWNERNFPGFHSGWYPDKFDNRHKLNINLSYKITNRIDAYAAWSFHSGNRMTVPQQITLAPTIPVPGGAGHEYYELSEQNYIWVYEKPNNISLAAYHRLDLGINFRRTTKKGNERIWNISVYNAYCRMNPFTAKIVVMPNGTYRGKATAIFPILPSFSYTYKF, from the coding sequence ATGCTCAGCGGGAACAAGACTCTCAACGTAGTCCTCTCGCCCGGCAACGAACTTGAGGAAGTGGTGGTCACTGCCGACCTCAACTCACCGCTCCACACAACCCAGACAGGCAAAATATCGCTCACGGCCAAAGACCTCAACCGCGAATACGCGCTGCTAAGCTCCCCCGATGTCGTCAAAACCCTACAGACGCTCTCGGGAGTAGCGGCCGGAACTGAAATAACATCGGGGCTGTATGTCCACGGCGGTGACAACGACCAGAATCTTTTCATGCTCGACGGCACACCGCTCTATCAGGTCAACCACCTCGGCGGACTATTCTCATCGTTCAACACCGATGTCATCAAGAACATCGACTTCTATAAAAGCGGATTTCCGGCCCGCTACGGAGGCCGACTGTCATCCGTGGTCGATGTGCGCACCAAGGACGGCAACATGAATGAATATCATGGCTCGTTCAGCGTCGGACTTCTCGACGGCCGCCTCCAGATCGAAGGACCGATTGTCAGAAACCGTACCTCGTTCAACATCGGCCTGCGACGCACTTGGCTCGACCTCATCACAATCCCCGCGTTCGCAATCTACAATAAAAACCAAAAGGGCGAAAATACCGACATCCGCTATGCCTTTCACGATTTCAACGCAAAAGTGACCCATATCTTCTCGCCTCGCAGCCGCGCCGACATAAGTTTCTTTTCCGGCAACGATACATTCAGGGCAAAAGACACTTACGAAGACCTCTACCAATACCGTCAAGACGAGTATAGCAAAATAAACCTCCAATGGGGCAACATGACTGCTGCAATGAACTGGAAATACCAGTTCTCGCCAAAACTCTACTCCGTTTTCACGGCGATATATACATACAACAAGTCGCGGCAGGGCTATATCGACAACTACAACACATATACCCTCGACAGCACAATCATCGGAATCACACATGTAGAGAACCACAGCCGTTCGACCATCAACGATTTCGGCGCCCGCATGGAACTCGACTACCGTCTAAACCAGACACACCACATCCGCACGGGTGCAAACTACCTCATGCACTTCTTCAAGCCACAGAGTTTCGCACAGAACAATTTTTCAGGCAACGGCACCGACATGGACACGACAGCCCGCAACATCCACCACACAATGCGCGGACATGAGCTTTCGGTCTATGCCGAAGACAACATCGCTCTCGGCGAAAGATGGAGAGTCAACGCCGGGATACACTGCACGCTGTTCAATATCCCTGACAAGACCTACGGCACGCTCGAACCGCGCCTTGCAGTCCGCTATCAGGCATCGGACCGCGTCACGCTAAAGGCGTCCTACACGAAGATGAGCCAATACATGCACCAGCTTTCAAACTCCTATCTCAATCTTCCGACCGACTACTGGGTCCCTTCGACAGCTAAAATAGCCCCATCGCGCTCACAGCAATATGCGGCGAGAGTCTACCTGATGCTCCCGCGCAACATACGTCTGAGCGCCGAAGGATTCTACAAGACGATGGAAAACCTGATTGAATATGACGGCGGCAACTCCCTTACCCCGCCTTTCGAGAACTGGGATTCCCGCATCCGCCGCGGACGCGGACGCGCCTACGGCATGGAAATCGAAGGCGGCTACGGCAACGAGCGGCTGAGCATAAGCGGGTCATACACCCTGTCGTGGAACGAACGCAATTTTCCCGGATTCCACTCCGGCTGGTATCCCGACAAATTCGACAACAGGCACAAACTCAATATCAACCTAAGCTACAAAATCACCAACCGGATCGATGCCTATGCGGCATGGTCGTTCCACAGCGGAAACCGCATGACAGTCCCGCAACAGATCACCTTAGCCCCGACAATCCCCGTGCCCGGAGGGGCAGGTCACGAATACTATGAGCTATCAGAGCAGAATTATATATGGGTATACGAGAAACCCAACAATATATCGCTCGCGGCCTACCACCGTCTCGACCTCGGCATCAATTTCCGACGGACGACAAAAAAGGGCAATGAACGGATATGGAACATCAGCGTCTACAACGCCTATTGCCGCATGAATCCTTTCACCGCCAAAATCGTAGTGATGCCCAACGGTACATACCGTGGCAAAGCGACTGCCATCTTCCCGATTCTCCCCTCGTTCAGCTACACATATAAATTCTAA
- a CDS encoding DUF4249 domain-containing protein, whose protein sequence is MKPFHLLLYIAASLPIGCNSHFEIEGLQAEEKLVVYCMPTAGYDTTVIQLSKTVPLNSAGLPPEGIPDADIEFTVNGESQKVCWSESGTGSMVPDKSYYVVKKLSKGDRIDIAASSGRLPTVRSSSVVPDGFRLHKVVLAESSTDAGYDRQIRITFSDDPQTEDYYGVRVMKKAHYTYTYFDWAEDRWIEDTRTGVYLPLVDVSGEPLLNNKIGLDATLDFDYNYYQDLYIWNDDMISGKEYTLKINVELEYNDEEDNFSSTYNYKVCLYRLSPELYKFLKSLNDISNNELGQNGLAPIRSHYSNITDGFGFLGAASLYETPWLDNPDSDETEVWTPAG, encoded by the coding sequence ATGAAACCCTTCCACTTATTATTATATATTGCGGCCTCACTCCCGATCGGCTGCAACTCGCACTTCGAAATCGAGGGACTGCAGGCCGAAGAAAAATTGGTTGTCTACTGTATGCCCACAGCCGGCTATGACACCACTGTAATCCAACTGTCAAAAACCGTCCCGCTCAACTCGGCAGGGCTGCCACCGGAAGGAATTCCTGACGCAGATATTGAATTTACCGTAAACGGCGAGAGCCAGAAAGTATGCTGGTCAGAGTCGGGGACAGGAAGCATGGTTCCCGACAAAAGCTACTACGTAGTCAAAAAACTCTCCAAAGGCGACAGAATTGACATCGCTGCAAGTTCCGGCAGACTTCCGACGGTCAGATCAAGCTCCGTTGTCCCCGACGGATTCAGACTGCATAAGGTTGTCTTAGCCGAGTCATCCACAGATGCCGGCTACGACCGTCAAATCCGCATCACATTCTCCGATGACCCACAGACTGAAGACTACTACGGTGTAAGAGTCATGAAAAAAGCACATTATACATATACCTATTTCGACTGGGCAGAAGACAGATGGATAGAAGATACAAGGACAGGCGTGTATCTCCCGCTTGTCGATGTATCCGGCGAGCCGTTGCTCAACAATAAAATCGGACTTGACGCGACATTAGACTTCGACTATAATTACTATCAGGACCTCTACATCTGGAACGACGACATGATTTCAGGAAAAGAATATACGCTCAAGATAAATGTAGAACTTGAATACAACGATGAAGAAGACAACTTCTCTTCAACATACAATTATAAAGTATGTCTCTACCGCCTATCGCCTGAACTCTATAAATTCCTGAAATCACTCAACGACATCAGCAACAACGAGCTCGGGCAGAACGGCCTCGCGCCCATACGCAGCCACTATTCAAACATCACTGACGGCTTCGGCTTCTTAGGGGCTGCCAGCCTCTATGAGACCCCGTGGCTCGACAATCCAGACAGTGATGAAACAGAGGTCTGGACACCTGCCGGATAG
- a CDS encoding glutaminase, translating to MNYEEVLRAIAGEIEPLRNVGRQADYIPALAKVNPDRFGICITTVDGEIFERGDVDERFSIQSVTKVFSLSMALSLMGEKLWERVGKEPSGAAFNSLIQLELDRGIPRNPFINAGAIVLADVLMSALAEPEADYLAFVREIAGDDTVGYDRDVAASEREKGYINAAIANMLKYYGNLENDIEEVLRFYFLQCSVEMSCRQLSRAFLPFADRKSDFAFGNVRLTSSQVKRINAVMQTCGFYNDAGEYSYLVGLPGKSGVGGGIGAVYPGRYSVATWSPRLNEKGNSVMGMKALELLTTYTSESIF from the coding sequence ATGAACTACGAGGAAGTACTAAGGGCAATTGCCGGAGAGATTGAGCCTCTCCGCAATGTCGGACGACAGGCCGACTACATTCCTGCGCTTGCAAAAGTCAATCCAGACCGATTCGGAATCTGCATAACGACAGTCGACGGTGAGATTTTCGAACGTGGAGATGTTGACGAACGTTTTTCAATCCAGAGTGTCACAAAGGTTTTCTCGCTTTCAATGGCTTTGTCGCTCATGGGCGAGAAGCTTTGGGAAAGGGTGGGGAAAGAGCCTTCGGGCGCAGCTTTCAACTCTCTGATACAGCTGGAGCTTGACAGAGGCATACCGCGTAATCCTTTCATCAACGCCGGGGCTATCGTGCTTGCCGACGTGCTCATGTCGGCGCTCGCCGAGCCTGAGGCCGACTATCTGGCTTTTGTGCGCGAGATAGCCGGGGACGATACCGTTGGCTATGACCGAGATGTCGCCGCCTCGGAGCGCGAGAAGGGCTATATCAACGCGGCCATTGCAAATATGCTGAAATACTATGGGAATCTGGAGAATGACATCGAGGAGGTGTTGCGTTTCTATTTCCTTCAGTGCTCGGTCGAGATGAGTTGCCGTCAGCTCTCGCGTGCATTCCTGCCGTTTGCCGACCGTAAGTCGGATTTTGCCTTCGGCAATGTGCGCCTGACATCCTCGCAGGTCAAGAGGATAAATGCTGTCATGCAGACATGCGGTTTCTACAACGATGCCGGTGAATACTCATATCTCGTCGGGCTTCCCGGCAAGAGCGGTGTCGGAGGAGGCATAGGGGCTGTCTATCCGGGGCGTTACTCGGTGGCGACATGGAGTCCGCGTCTGAATGAAAAAGGAAATTCCGTCATGGGCATGAAAGCTCTCGAACTTCTCACCACCTATACGAGCGAATCAATTTTCTAA
- a CDS encoding porin family protein produces MRYILFYILLLLPFAGKAWESDDVQTGRMVRWGVKPSFNINIPGGWTSKDVTISYGGGIGGVCNISWLSNWYYEPGVSFDVDGMKLKTGDEFGSEMSLTRCSVSTSLTGGYLFEIDDLLNIAPLAGIELSYFFSNHASNVPDGLADDMDDVWKPVNLSCGVGFDIVRDNISIGVMGYFGLIDMKKRNCPVSSSELFANRVKVSVKYYF; encoded by the coding sequence ATGCGTTATATACTGTTTTATATTTTGCTTCTGCTCCCTTTTGCCGGGAAAGCGTGGGAGAGCGATGACGTACAGACTGGGAGAATGGTCAGATGGGGTGTCAAACCGTCGTTCAACATTAACATCCCTGGAGGCTGGACGTCAAAGGATGTGACAATCAGCTATGGAGGCGGAATCGGAGGCGTATGCAATATCTCTTGGCTGTCAAACTGGTACTACGAGCCGGGTGTGTCATTTGATGTTGATGGTATGAAGCTGAAAACAGGCGATGAGTTTGGCAGTGAGATGAGTCTGACCCGGTGTTCTGTCTCAACGTCTCTGACCGGTGGCTATCTGTTTGAGATAGACGACCTGTTGAATATCGCTCCGTTGGCCGGAATTGAGCTTTCTTATTTTTTCAGCAATCATGCTTCGAATGTGCCTGACGGCTTGGCGGATGATATGGATGATGTATGGAAACCGGTGAATCTTTCCTGCGGTGTCGGATTTGATATTGTCAGAGATAACATATCGATTGGAGTTATGGGGTATTTTGGCCTGATAGATATGAAAAAGAGGAACTGTCCGGTCAGCTCCTCAGAATTGTTTGCAAACAGAGTAAAGGTCTCTGTGAAATATTATTTCTGA
- the prfB gene encoding peptide chain release factor 2 (programmed frameshift), whose protein sequence is MITQEQLKETFERKLALRRYLDIDSKKIQVEEEELRTHVPDFWEHPKEAQAQMKKIKDIQAWIDGYEEIDKTVNELQLAWDFLKEGLVEESEIDALYADAITKIENLELRNMLRREEDKLGVVLKINSGAGGTESQDWASMLMRMYLRWCESHGYKTSIANLLEGDEAGIKSCTINVEGDFAYGYLKSENGVHRLVRVSPYNAQGKRMTSFASVFVTPLVDDTIEVKVDLALLSWDTFRSGGAGGQNVNKVESGVRLRYQFTDPYTGEQEEILIENTETRDQPKNKENAMRQLRSILYDKELQHRLQEQAKIEAGKMKIEWGSQIRSYVFDDRRVKDHRTNYQTSDVNGVMDGDLDAFIKAYLMEFAATEE, encoded by the exons ATGATTACTCAGGAACAATTAAAAGAGACTTTTGAGCGCAAGCTGGCGCTGAGGAGGTATCTT GACATCGACAGCAAGAAAATTCAAGTAGAGGAGGAAGAACTCCGCACTCATGTGCCTGACTTCTGGGAGCATCCCAAGGAAGCACAGGCACAGATGAAAAAAATCAAGGACATTCAGGCGTGGATCGACGGCTATGAGGAGATTGACAAGACTGTCAACGAGCTTCAGCTCGCATGGGATTTCCTCAAGGAAGGACTCGTGGAGGAAAGCGAAATCGATGCGCTCTATGCCGATGCCATCACCAAAATCGAGAATCTTGAGCTGCGCAACATGCTCCGCCGCGAGGAGGATAAGCTTGGCGTAGTGCTCAAAATCAACTCTGGTGCCGGAGGCACGGAGAGTCAGGACTGGGCCTCGATGCTCATGCGCATGTATCTGCGCTGGTGTGAGAGCCACGGCTACAAGACTTCGATTGCCAACCTTCTCGAAGGCGACGAGGCCGGTATCAAATCATGTACCATCAACGTCGAGGGCGATTTCGCCTATGGCTATCTCAAGAGCGAGAACGGTGTGCACCGCCTCGTGCGCGTGTCGCCCTACAATGCTCAGGGCAAGCGCATGACTTCGTTTGCATCGGTGTTCGTAACACCGCTTGTCGACGATACCATAGAGGTCAAGGTTGATCTGGCGCTCCTTTCGTGGGACACGTTCCGTTCGGGTGGCGCGGGCGGCCAGAACGTCAACAAGGTCGAGTCTGGTGTGCGTCTGCGCTACCAGTTCACCGACCCCTACACCGGCGAGCAGGAAGAAATCCTTATCGAGAATACCGAGACTCGCGACCAGCCCAAGAACAAGGAGAACGCCATGCGTCAGCTCCGCTCGATACTCTACGACAAGGAGCTGCAACACCGTCTTCAGGAGCAGGCCAAGATCGAGGCTGGCAAGATGAAAATCGAATGGGGTTCGCAGATACGCAGCTACGTGTTTGACGACCGACGCGTGAAGGATCACCGCACCAACTATCAGACTTCGGATGTCAACGGAGTCATGGACGGCGACCTCGATGCTTTCATCAAAGCCTACCTCATGGAGTTTGCCGCCACGGAGGAGTAA
- a CDS encoding phospho-sugar mutase: MENEQLLKEVTAKAQVWLGDGYDEETRTEVKRMLDADDKTELIESFYKDLEFGTGGLRGIMGAGTNRMNIYTVGAATQGLANYLKENFKDLPEISVAVGHDVRNNSRKFAEIVADIFSANGIKVYLFDSFRPTPELSFAIRHFGCQSGVNITASHNPKIYNGYKAYWEDGAQIIAPHDVNIINHVNKIKREDIKFDGDKSKIQIIGADVDKVYLEKIKGLSLSPDVIERHKDLKIVYTPIHGTGVELIPDSLRNFGFTNIIHVPEQDIPSGEFPTVESPNPEVPSAMAMAIAKAKEVNADIVMASDPDADRIGCVIRDNSGEYVLLNGNQIVMILLNYIITRNKELGLLKGNEFAVKTIVTTETIKAICDAMNVRLFDCYTGFKWIAAVMRDNEDVLRYLGGGEESYGFLAETFVRDKDAVSACSLMAEACAWAKDKGMDFQAMLADIYMKYGFSHEVGVSVVRPGKSGAEEIQALMKQFRENPPKSLAGSPVTVIKDYGTLDIIYTDGKPNEKLDFPCTSNVLQYFTEDGSKVSVRPSGTEPKIKFYMEVKVPMEKPEDYDKCGKLAEAKVEALKKDLGIA, encoded by the coding sequence ATGGAAAACGAACAATTATTGAAAGAAGTCACCGCTAAAGCACAGGTATGGCTCGGTGACGGTTATGACGAGGAAACCCGCACAGAAGTAAAACGTATGCTCGATGCCGACGACAAGACCGAGCTAATCGAAAGTTTCTACAAAGATCTCGAATTCGGTACAGGCGGTCTCCGTGGCATCATGGGAGCCGGCACTAACCGCATGAATATCTACACTGTCGGCGCTGCCACTCAGGGTCTCGCCAACTATCTTAAGGAAAACTTCAAGGATCTTCCTGAAATAAGCGTTGCCGTAGGCCACGACGTGCGCAACAACTCACGCAAGTTTGCTGAAATCGTAGCCGACATCTTCTCGGCCAACGGAATCAAGGTATATCTTTTCGACAGCTTCCGTCCGACCCCCGAACTCTCGTTCGCCATCCGTCATTTCGGTTGCCAGAGCGGTGTCAACATCACAGCTTCACACAACCCGAAAATCTACAACGGCTATAAGGCTTACTGGGAAGACGGCGCTCAGATTATCGCCCCCCACGATGTCAACATCATCAACCACGTAAACAAAATCAAACGCGAGGACATCAAGTTTGACGGCGACAAATCAAAAATCCAGATTATCGGCGCTGATGTCGACAAGGTTTATCTTGAAAAAATCAAAGGACTCTCGCTCAGCCCCGATGTCATCGAACGCCACAAGGACCTCAAGATCGTCTATACTCCGATCCACGGCACAGGTGTCGAGCTTATCCCCGACTCACTCCGCAACTTCGGCTTCACCAACATCATCCACGTACCCGAGCAGGATATCCCCAGCGGTGAATTCCCCACTGTCGAATCGCCCAACCCCGAAGTCCCCTCGGCAATGGCTATGGCCATCGCGAAAGCCAAGGAAGTCAACGCCGACATCGTTATGGCATCTGACCCCGACGCCGACCGAATCGGCTGTGTGATCCGCGACAACAGCGGCGAATACGTGCTTCTTAACGGCAACCAGATTGTGATGATTCTTCTCAACTACATCATCACCCGCAACAAGGAACTCGGTCTGCTCAAGGGCAACGAATTCGCAGTCAAGACCATCGTGACCACCGAAACTATCAAGGCTATCTGCGATGCCATGAATGTGCGTCTCTTCGACTGCTACACCGGCTTCAAGTGGATTGCAGCCGTGATGCGCGACAACGAAGATGTGCTCCGCTACCTCGGAGGCGGTGAAGAAAGCTACGGCTTCCTCGCCGAGACCTTCGTCCGCGACAAGGACGCAGTATCTGCCTGCTCGCTCATGGCCGAGGCTTGCGCATGGGCAAAGGATAAGGGCATGGACTTCCAGGCAATGCTCGCCGACATCTATATGAAGTATGGCTTCAGCCACGAAGTAGGCGTGTCTGTCGTTCGTCCCGGCAAGAGCGGTGCTGAAGAAATTCAGGCTCTCATGAAGCAGTTCCGCGAGAACCCGCCGAAGTCTCTCGCAGGAAGCCCCGTGACCGTCATCAAGGACTATGGCACCCTCGACATTATCTACACCGACGGCAAGCCTAACGAAAAACTCGACTTCCCCTGCACTTCAAACGTGCTTCAGTATTTCACCGAAGACGGATCGAAGGTTTCTGTACGTCCTTCAGGAACAGAACCCAAAATCAAGTTCTACATGGAAGTCAAAGTTCCGATGGAAAAACCCGAAGACTACGACAAGTGCGGCAAGCTCGCCGAAGCTAAGGTCGAAGCTCTCAAAAAAGACCTCGGTATAGCATAA